GCAACGTCCGTTGAGTCCGCAATTCGGCCAGCATATTGCAGAAAAGAGCCCCTTGCTCAACGGCGTCATCCAGCGCGACATGTGTATGCGGGAGTTCATCGAACCAGTGTTTCGGTAAACGCGGTTTGATCGCCTTCCGGTATGGCAGGTCGGTCAGTGCGAATGCGAGCGTTTTGATGTCGAGCGCCGACCATGAGAACGGGCAGCGTTCAGCGAAACGCATCATGTACCAGAACATGTAGGTGAAATCGAAACCCGCCGGATACGCGACGAACACTGGTTTGCCGGGCAATGCCTCGACCCATTCCACGTATGCGCGTAGTGCCGTCAGCGGTTGCTGCAGGTCGGTCCGGCATGCGGCCCATGCCTCGGGTTGGGTTTTCCACCACGCGGCTTGAATCGGGTGAGGCGCGGCACCTTCCAGCGTCTCAAGATTGGCCGAGAACGTGCCAATCAGTTCCTTGTGTTCCGTATAGGCCGCCGATGCAAAACTCAGCATGGAGTGCGGTCCGGGGATAGGTCCATCAGCTTCGACGTCCGTGCTGACGTAAATTTCGGGAATGGCGGTGGTAGTGCTCATGCGCTCATCCGGTCGGCGACAAACGGGTTGGTGCGACGTTCATGCCCGAACGTGGACGTGGGACCGTGGCCTGGCACGAACGTGACGTCGTCGCCTAGCGGCCAAAGCTTTTCCTGCACGGAGCGCACGAGGTCAGCATGGTTGCCGCGCGGAAAATCTGTCCGGCCGATTGAACCCGCAAACAGCACGTCGCCCACCAATGCCACGCGATTCATGCGGCTGAAGAAGATCACATGGCCCGGTGTATGTCCGGGGCAGTGGTAGACCTCCATGGTTTCGTCGCCAAACTGAACCGAGTCGCCATCTTGCAGCCACCGGTCGGGCGTGAAGGCTTGCGCGTCGCCGAAGCCGAAGCGTTTGCTTTGAGCCGGCAACTGTTCAATCCAGAAAGCATCTTCGGTGTGTGGTCCATGGATCTCTACGCCGTAGTGATCCGCGAGCGCCTTTGCTCCGCCGCAGTGATCCAGATGCCCGTGCGTGAGCAGCACCTTGTCGACGGTCACCTCGAGTTGTCCTGCTGCGCTGATGATCCGCTCGACTTCGCCGCCTGGATCGACGACGACCGCACGGCCCGTTGCTTCGCACACAACGATCGAACAATTTTGCTGGAATGGTGTCACGGGAATAAGGGCGACCTTCATGGCTGGACAACCGGGGACGTGTAAAAACGTCCATTGTAACGGGCGAAAAGCAGCGCTGCGGCCGCGCATCAGGCGTTAGCCGAACGGTCGGAATATGCCTAAAAAACAGGCACAATCTGCAATTTTTACGTCAATGGAGAAAATGAGTAACATTTTGTTCGTCTCCGGGCGGTCCCCCTGTGGGTTTGGGTATAATCGGTCCACTTGTGCATGGTTTGAACATGCCATCAATGGGCAATGAGAAACACGAGTAGCGCGTTTTTACAATTGTCATCAAGTACGCAATTCGGAGCAGAGATGCTTCGAAATCGCAATCAAGCATCGGTTTCGGCCGATGTACACGTCTTGTCCAGCCAGGTGCGATGCACCTGCGAACGGCCTTAGCTGCCGTCACGCTGGATGGGGCCTACGCCGCCGTTCCTGCGCTGTTGAACGCGCAAGAACGTGTGATCCACGTTCGATGGCGGCATGTGGGGTCTGGTCAGGCTGCCGGGGACAGGTTGCGCCAGACGTGAAAACTAACCGGGCATTTGCGGCGAGGTACGCCGCACCCGAGCACTGGCTCGCCGTTCGATTTTTCGGGCGGTGTGTGTCTGTGCGCGGAAAGCCTTGAGCTGCCTACGCACGTCCGCGTTTTGTCGGATGGTTAGGGCGGCTCTAACCGTTGATTACACGTCTATGAATGTACGACTAACCGGTCGTTTCGGGAGTCTTTTGGTCTTTGCAATCCTCACGGGTTGCGCCATGCCGCCAAGCGGCAGCGATCAGGCCAGCGCGCTGAAAACCGGCTCGCGGCTGACCACTGCAAACAACGCTGCGAACCTGGGCCGAGGCCCGGCGGGTGCCGCTGCACCGCTCGCTTACGACTCCCAGCTGAATGCATTGCCTTCGTCAGCCAGCAATTCGTCCAACACATCCTCGCTCGCCAACGCGAAGCCCATCACTGCCGGACCTGATGTCAGCGACTTCGAGCAGCAGGGCCGCGCCTCCTGGTATGGCCGCGGTTTCCATGGTCGCAAGACGGCCAGCGGCGAGCGCTATGACATGCACGCGCTCACCGCAGCGCATCGCACGTTACCGCTGGCTTCCTGGGTTCGCGTGACCAATGAGGCGAATCAGAAGACGGTGGTGGTCAAGATCAACGACCGCGGCCCGTACGCGCGTGGCCGCGTGATTGATCTTTCCTATGCCGCCGCCGCAGTACTGGGCATGCGTGGCGCGGGTGTCGGAAAGGTGAAGATCGAAGGCTTGACGCCGCAAGAAGCGCGGGCGGCGGCACGAGATCAATCGCTGGCATCGCTTAACCCGGTCGACTGATTATCGTCAATTTGTTGCGTAAGAAAAATGGGCCGTTTCGACGGCCCATTTTTTATTGCCTGGCGCGTTTGTCCCTATTTGCGATCTCGTTCCAGCGCGTCATTCCCGCTCGTTTTCGCCCTGTTCTCCGCGTGCTTTATCCATTGCCAGCGCCCTTGTGTAAAGCGCGTTGCGCGATGCGCCCGTCAGCGTTGCCGCCAGTCTTGCAGCGCTGCTCACCGACAACTCCTCCAGCAAAGTCGCGAGCAACGCGTCATGCGCGTCGTCCGCCGCCTCCTTCTGCGGCGCGCCTTCCACTACGAGAACGAACTCGCCGCGTTGCCGGTTTGCATCGCCGGATAGCCACGTTGGCCCTTCGGCCAGGGTGCATCGATGGATGCTCTCATGTAACTTGGTCAGCTCACGGGCAATCAGCAATTGCCGCTCGCCACCGAACGCGCGCTCGAGCGCCTGCACGGTTTCCACAATCCTGTGCGGCGCTTCGTAGAACACGAGTGCGGGCGTGTGGGTGAGCAGCGACTGCAATTGGGTGTCGCGTTGCCTGGGTTTGGTGGCAAGAAAGCCGATGAACGAAAACGTGTGAACCCATGCGCCGGCTACGCTGAGCGCGGTGGTGAGGGCGCTTGCGCCCGGCAAAGGAATAACGGGAAAGCCCGCTTCGCGCACGGCATCGACCAGTCTCGCGCCGGGGTCGGAAATACCCGGGGTGCCTGCGTCGGACACGCACGCAATGCGCTCGCCATTGCGCAGATGCGCGATCACGTTCTCGGCGGCGCTGCGCTCGTTGTGCTCGTGTACCGCGATGGTCGGCTTCGAAATGCCATAGCGCGACAGTAGTTGCGACGTGTTCCGCGTGTCCTCGGCGGCCACCCGGTCGACAAGTCCGAGCACATGCAGCGCGCGCACCGTAATGTCCGCGACATTGCCGATAGGCGTCGCGACTATATAGAGCGCGCCAGCCGGAAACTGCTGGCCAAGGGCCAATTCGGAGAGTGGAGTCATGAGGGCGGGTGGCATGCGGAGGACGTCATTGTGCCACGCGATGAGGGACAACTTTTTGGGGAACGGGGTGTCGAAAACAATCGGAAGCGCGTTCGAGCAACGCGCGCTTGAATATCTGCAGCGGCAGCGCCTGCGTTTTGTCACCCGCAATTTCGCTTGTCGCGGTGGCGAAATCGATCTCGTGATGCGTGAGATCGGCAGTCAGCGCGCCCTCGTGTTTGTGGAGGTACGCGCGCGGCGCAGTCGCCAGTTCGCGGCAGCGGCGGCGAGTGTTGGCGCGCATAAACAGCGGCGGCTGGTGCTCGCAGCGCAGCACTACCTGATGACGTGGCGCGGGGCGTTGCCCGTGTGCCGCTTCGACGTGATCGCGTTCGACGCGGGCCGTATCGTGTGGTTACGCGATGCTTTTCGCGCCGATACGTCGTGAAAATGGCCGTATCTTAAGTGACGCGGACAGCGAGTGCGGTAAACTGCGCGGAGCCTGCGCGCCGGATTGATCGATGTCTCAGGTTCAGTCGTAGCGCACGAGCGCGTGGCGGCGAACCATGGATCGTGAGGCGCCGGAGCTCAAGTATTGAAGTGGTGAAGCATCGGCTTGAGAGACCTTGGCAGCACGTCGCCAAAGCCGGCCGCCGAAGCCAGCCATCGAAGCAAATCATCGAAGCAGTCCGTCAATGAACTACCGCGCATGGCGCGGCCGAGAACCGAGAGTCGATGTCCGTCGAACGTATCCAGCAACATTTCCGCGAAAACGCGGCAGTCCATCGCGAAGCACTCGACACGCTTGCTTTCCCCGTCGCCGCAGCCATTGACGTGCTGTTCGGCGCGCTCGCCAACGGCTCTCGGATCCTCACGTGCGGCAACGGCGGATCAGCGGCTAACTCACAGAGGCTCGCGTCTGCGCTGGTAGGGCATTTCGAGCGTGAGCGGCCTGGCTTGCCGGCCATTGCACTGGACGCAAATGTCCTGACGCTCACGGGCATTGGCAACAACTCGGCGTTTGACGAGATTTATTCGAAGCAGATCCGCTCGCTCGGACAAGCCGGCGACGTTTTGGTAGTGATCTCCACGTCCGGCAACTCGGTCAACCTGCTCTCGGCGATCCAGGCCGCGCATGAGCGCGAGATGTTCGTGATCGCGTTGACAGGCGCGGGCGGCGGCGTGATCAGCGAAGTGCTCGCCGATACCGACATCCATATCTGCGTGCCGTCCGAACGGCCGGCACGAATCCAGGAAGTCCATCTGCTAACCATTCACTGTCTGTGCGACGGCATCGACGCGATGCTGCTGGGCGACGAATGATTTTTAAGGGGAACGAGTTGATGAAAACGACACGCGTCAGGTCGACGCTAGCCAGAGCCACGCTGCTGGCGAGCCTGTTGTCAGGCGTCGCGCTGACCCTGCAAGGTTGC
This window of the Caballeronia sp. SBC1 genome carries:
- a CDS encoding MBL fold metallo-hydrolase: MKVALIPVTPFQQNCSIVVCEATGRAVVVDPGGEVERIISAAGQLEVTVDKVLLTHGHLDHCGGAKALADHYGVEIHGPHTEDAFWIEQLPAQSKRFGFGDAQAFTPDRWLQDGDSVQFGDETMEVYHCPGHTPGHVIFFSRMNRVALVGDVLFAGSIGRTDFPRGNHADLVRSVQEKLWPLGDDVTFVPGHGPTSTFGHERRTNPFVADRMSA
- the rsmI gene encoding 16S rRNA (cytidine(1402)-2'-O)-methyltransferase, whose product is MTPLSELALGQQFPAGALYIVATPIGNVADITVRALHVLGLVDRVAAEDTRNTSQLLSRYGISKPTIAVHEHNERSAAENVIAHLRNGERIACVSDAGTPGISDPGARLVDAVREAGFPVIPLPGASALTTALSVAGAWVHTFSFIGFLATKPRQRDTQLQSLLTHTPALVFYEAPHRIVETVQALERAFGGERQLLIARELTKLHESIHRCTLAEGPTWLSGDANRQRGEFVLVVEGAPQKEAADDAHDALLATLLEELSVSSAARLAATLTGASRNALYTRALAMDKARGEQGENERE
- a CDS encoding YraN family protein, translating into MRAGGMRRTSLCHAMRDNFLGNGVSKTIGSAFEQRALEYLQRQRLRFVTRNFACRGGEIDLVMREIGSQRALVFVEVRARRSRQFAAAAASVGAHKQRRLVLAAQHYLMTWRGALPVCRFDVIAFDAGRIVWLRDAFRADTS
- a CDS encoding SIS domain-containing protein — protein: MSVERIQQHFRENAAVHREALDTLAFPVAAAIDVLFGALANGSRILTCGNGGSAANSQRLASALVGHFERERPGLPAIALDANVLTLTGIGNNSAFDEIYSKQIRSLGQAGDVLVVISTSGNSVNLLSAIQAAHEREMFVIALTGAGGGVISEVLADTDIHICVPSERPARIQEVHLLTIHCLCDGIDAMLLGDE
- a CDS encoding exonuclease, translated to MSTTTAIPEIYVSTDVEADGPIPGPHSMLSFASAAYTEHKELIGTFSANLETLEGAAPHPIQAAWWKTQPEAWAACRTDLQQPLTALRAYVEWVEALPGKPVFVAYPAGFDFTYMFWYMMRFAERCPFSWSALDIKTLAFALTDLPYRKAIKPRLPKHWFDELPHTHVALDDAVEQGALFCNMLAELRTQRTLLASLKAAGEMPDDTDTEGQNAQSGR
- a CDS encoding septal ring lytic transglycosylase RlpA family protein, encoding MNVRLTGRFGSLLVFAILTGCAMPPSGSDQASALKTGSRLTTANNAANLGRGPAGAAAPLAYDSQLNALPSSASNSSNTSSLANAKPITAGPDVSDFEQQGRASWYGRGFHGRKTASGERYDMHALTAAHRTLPLASWVRVTNEANQKTVVVKINDRGPYARGRVIDLSYAAAAVLGMRGAGVGKVKIEGLTPQEARAAARDQSLASLNPVD